One Leclercia pneumoniae genomic region harbors:
- a CDS encoding NADP-dependent oxidoreductase: protein MSLSSTQNRQWVLASRPHGAPTVENFRLEKTSVPQPEEGQLLLRTVYLSLDPYMRGRMSDAPSYSPPVEIGAVMVGGTVSRVEQSQHPDYPVGEWVLSYSGWQDYALSDGTGLVKLGSNPQHPSWALGILGMPGFTAYMGLLDIGQPKSGETLVVAAATGPVGATVGQIGKIKGCHVVGIAGGAEKCRHAVEVLGFDRCIDHHADDFAQQLKQACPEGIDIYYENVGGKVFDAVLPLLNTSARVPVCGLVSGYNATDLPPGPDRLGLLMGTILKKRIRMQGFIIAQDYGDRIDEFQQEMGRWVNEGKIHYREQVTDDLVNAPQAFIGLLEGKNFGKVVIRVAKDN, encoded by the coding sequence ATGAGTCTGTCTTCAACACAGAATCGTCAATGGGTTCTGGCCTCCCGTCCCCATGGCGCACCCACCGTAGAGAACTTTCGTCTGGAAAAAACCTCGGTCCCTCAGCCTGAAGAGGGCCAGCTCTTACTGCGCACCGTTTATCTCTCGTTAGATCCCTATATGCGCGGGCGTATGAGCGATGCCCCCTCCTATTCACCACCGGTTGAGATCGGGGCGGTCATGGTGGGTGGCACGGTCAGCCGCGTTGAACAATCCCAACACCCTGACTATCCCGTCGGCGAGTGGGTGCTGAGCTACAGCGGCTGGCAAGATTATGCGTTGTCGGACGGTACAGGCCTGGTGAAACTGGGCAGCAACCCGCAGCACCCTTCCTGGGCGCTGGGTATCCTGGGAATGCCGGGCTTTACCGCCTACATGGGTCTGCTGGATATTGGCCAGCCGAAATCAGGCGAAACCCTGGTGGTGGCTGCGGCTACCGGGCCGGTGGGTGCCACCGTCGGGCAGATTGGTAAAATTAAAGGCTGTCATGTGGTCGGGATTGCCGGAGGAGCGGAAAAATGTCGCCATGCCGTCGAGGTTCTGGGCTTTGACCGCTGTATCGATCACCACGCAGACGACTTTGCGCAGCAGTTGAAACAAGCCTGTCCAGAGGGTATCGATATCTATTATGAGAACGTCGGTGGCAAGGTGTTTGATGCGGTACTGCCGCTGCTGAATACCTCGGCCCGCGTTCCGGTCTGTGGTCTGGTTAGCGGCTATAACGCCACCGATTTGCCGCCCGGACCCGATCGTCTGGGACTGCTGATGGGCACCATCCTGAAAAAACGCATTCGCATGCAGGGTTTTATCATCGCTCAGGACTATGGCGATCGCATCGACGAGTTTCAGCAGGAGATGGGGCGCTGGGTGAACGAAGGTAAAATCCACTACCGCGAGCAGGTAACGGACGACCTGGTAAATGCCCCGCAGGCGTTCATCGGTTTGCTGGAAGGGAAGAACTTCGGCAAAGTAGTTATACGCGTGGCGAAAGATAACTAA
- a CDS encoding GntR family transcriptional regulator: MLDLDNLEKAQRMSLTMQVEMSLKSALIAGALKPGARLVTKEIADKLGTSITPVREALLRLVSAGALHATPAQAFLVPEVSLERYREVNAIRKTLEGMAAEEACLQMSAEKLTTLRNLSEKFHEAMHNGEVERALHANRAFRFTLYHYAGMPTLMSLIEQLWVRIGPCFNCLYDENIDLPSSTYRYDALLRALEKGDVEGCRTAIDKVIDEANDILILQYLS; encoded by the coding sequence ATGCTGGATTTGGACAACTTAGAAAAAGCTCAACGAATGAGCCTGACGATGCAGGTTGAAATGAGTCTTAAAAGCGCCCTGATTGCAGGCGCGCTGAAACCAGGCGCCCGGCTCGTCACCAAAGAGATTGCGGATAAATTAGGTACCAGTATTACTCCTGTGCGTGAAGCGTTGCTGCGGTTGGTCTCCGCAGGTGCACTGCACGCGACCCCGGCGCAAGCGTTTCTGGTGCCGGAAGTGTCACTCGAGCGTTATAGAGAAGTTAACGCCATTCGTAAGACGCTGGAGGGCATGGCCGCTGAAGAGGCCTGTTTGCAAATGTCCGCCGAGAAACTGACGACGTTGCGAAACCTGTCAGAGAAATTCCATGAAGCGATGCACAACGGTGAAGTTGAGCGAGCGCTGCATGCCAACCGGGCCTTTCGCTTTACGCTGTATCACTATGCCGGTATGCCTACGCTGATGTCGCTTATCGAGCAGCTATGGGTACGCATTGGCCCCTGTTTTAATTGCCTCTATGACGAGAATATCGATCTCCCGTCGTCTACGTATCGTTATGATGCACTGCTCCGTGCGCTAGAAAAAGGCGATGTCGAGGGCTGTCGGACCGCCATCGATAAAGTAATAGATGAAGCGAACGACATATTGATTCTGCAATATTTAAGCTAA